In Papilio machaon chromosome W, ilPapMach1.1, whole genome shotgun sequence, a single genomic region encodes these proteins:
- the LOC106718361 gene encoding uncharacterized protein LOC106718361: protein MSKRSAEEQIIHYERKIRKLRERKIGRRRRIRIISDSSDNEDVEVSEQGLAPQITEPEPDVEPEVTPDPELAPDLGPLPDTRDQPGDPELDPDLLEALGESTSDIPEFGEKIHESLAKLWWLPLLVKGLPKDRKEILLKDYLIPDNCRLLQAPKLNAEISAAVTDSVRNRDKILVAHQQQLGSGIAAANRALNILLSEEEKRTSINHLSNVCRILSDLHATNTNSRIKLITPNLDKNFIHVIQDSVRDETLFGNNLSDKIKAAKAIERQGLQIKKSIPRSSSPQSTSNRSSNSGNWSGPPRYSSIRGNRGGKKTTSQNRRSYPSSSQQQSASKPAAANKPRAPATQ, encoded by the exons ATGTCGAAACGAAGCGCTGAAgaacaaataatacattacGAACGCAAGATCAGAAAATTAAGAGAACGCAAAATTGGACGACGTCGCCGAATTCGAATCATATCAGATTCTTCGGATAATGAAG ATGTTGAAGTTTCGGAGCAAGGCCTTGCGCCACAAATCACTGAGCCGGAGCCCGACGTGGAGCCCGAGGTCACGCCCGATCCCGAACTCGCTCCGGACCTTGGTCCTTTACCAGATACAAGAGACCAACCAGGTGATCCAGAGTTGGACCCTGATCTTTTAGAAGCCCTCGGTGAGTCAACCAGTGACATCCCAGAATTCGGAGAAAAAATCCACGAAAGTTTGGCTAAATTGTGGTGGCTTCCCCTTCTCGTAAAAGGCCTGCCTAAAGATAGGAaggaaattttattgaaagattACCTTATACCTGACAACTGTAGGCTGTTACAAGCCCCTAAACTAAACGCCGAAATATCTGCGGCCGTAACTGACTCTGTAAGGAACAGAGACAAGATCCTGGTCGCTCATCAGCAACAATTGGGATCGGGCATAGCAGCTGCCAATAGAGCGTTAAACATCCTTTTAAGCGAAGAAGAAAAGAGAACCTCCATAAACCACTTAAGTAATGTCTGTCGTATACTTTCGGATTTGCACGCAACAAACACAAATAGTCGCATTAAACTCATAACCCCAAACCtggataaaaattttatccaCGTCATTCAAGATTCAGTGCGAGATGAAACTCTGTTCGGTAACAATCTTTCCGATAAGATCAAGGCTGCAAAAGCTATAGAACGTCAAGGCctgcaaattaaaaagtctATTCCGCGATCTTCCAGCCCTCAATCCACAAGCAACCGCTCTTCAAACTCGGGAAACTGGTCCGGCCCGCCCCGGTATTCGTCGATTCGCGGCAACCGAGGCGGGAAGAAAACAACATCGCAGAACCGTCGCTCATACCCGAGCTCGTCGCAACAGCAGTCAGCGTCGAAGCCCGCAGCAGCGAACAAGCCGCGTGCTCCGGCAACGCAGTAA